Below is a window of Taeniopygia guttata chromosome 23, bTaeGut7.mat, whole genome shotgun sequence DNA.
GCTGGACGAGGTGGTGCAGGGGTACCCCTTCGAGGCCTGGGGGCTCGCGGGGCCTgacctgctggggctggacGCGGGGGTCCTGGAGGCACTGGGCGTGCGGCCCTTGGgacaccaggagctgctgctggaggccgCGGAGCAGCTCCAGAACCTGGTGAGTGCCGGCagcccgggggctgcggggtcccggggaggagcagggggacatgggggtccCCTGGGCTGAAGGACGAGCATGTGGCATCACCCGGGGCTGGGTGGAAGGGGCCAGCTGGGGTCAACTTGCTCTGGATGGAGGTGGGGACACAGGGGCACCTTGGACTCACCCTGGAGAGGGGTTCTGAGGAGACcctgagctgggcacagggaaggacaTGAGGGCACCGTGGGCTGGGTGAAGGTGGCACCCTGAAGGCCACCCCGCCCGTCCATCCCCTGGCACCCTTGTTCTCCCCAGGACACAGGGCTGGCGAGCACCAGCCTGCGGACGCTGACggagaggctgcaggagctggcacagggcatCCAGAGcctggtgcaggcagggctgtcaGCAGGGGATGCCCCCCAGCCGCCTTCCCTCACCCTCCTGGCCCGAGCCATCGACCTGGTCGGGGCTGCCAAGGAACTCTTCTCCTGGCTCAACAGGtctggggcaggtgagggcacccctgggtgctgggtgccCCCCACTCCGGGGGCTGAGCTCTGTCTTCCCCCCAGGTACCTGTTCTCCACCCTCAACGACTTTTCGGCCAGCCGGGACATCATCCTGCTGTGTGCCCAGCTGGCAGAGACGCTGCAGGCGGTGAGTGCCCGGGGCTGGCTGCTCTCCTGACCCCCAGGGCAAAAATTGGGGTGAGGCGAGATGGGGTGCAAGGGGTtccccaccgggaccccccggcTGGGATGGAGCCACGCCATCGTGCTCATCCCCACATCCCGTCCCCCAGGACCTTCCTGCGGCCGAGAGGAGCAGCGGGATCCTGCAGATTGTGAGTGCTGGGTGAGGAGGGGGTGGCAGGCCCGGGGGGCTGCCGGGGTCCCCCTCACCCCCGCTGTACCCGCAGTGCCAGCACATCGTGGGCATCTGCGAGAGCATCGTGGGCTGCAGCCCCCCGGCGCTGCTGGACcgcagggctgtgctgcagcgTGTGGGGCTGGCGCTGCTCCCCGTCCCACAGGGCAGccccctgatgtcccccagcaccccaacGCTGCCCCTTGGCCTGCGGCAGAGCCCCCCAACATCCCCTGACGCGCCAACGCTGCCCCCCAGCCAATGGAGcagccccccaggatcccctGGCACCCCAACAGCACTCTCTGATCTTGTGGGGAGCCCCCAGTCACTCCTCACCGCCCGACTGGTGAGTCCCCTCCACCTCAGTGCCCCCTCTGCCTCGGGACCCCCTGCTCAGACCCCCATCTTGGCCCCCCCAGGGCTTTGAGATCAcctccaccagctcctgcctgcactTCGTGTCTGCCACCACCCCAGAGGTGAGTGAGGGGCTGCCCCTCAGTCACCCCCTTTATGGCCTGCGGGGAACACCCCCCATCCATGGGCTCCACATTAGGGCCCTAATCTGCCCTCCCCCgacccagagcagagggggctgCCTGTGGCTGAGCCCGTGCAACTCCTGCCACCAGTGAGCACAGCCTGGGCACGGGGGAGCCCCTCTGCACCCCgaccccagcagcagctccggggTGCTGTGCAAAGTCGGGTCAATGGTTAACCCCCCTGGTTCTCCCTGGCCAAGAGAGATCCTGAGTGGGATTAACTTGTGAGGGAGGGAGAGaacccagggctgggcaccccaCTGCACCCCCTCTCTGCCCAGGCCCTGGCTGCCCACGGGGACCACATCCTGCCCGGAGATGAGATCGTGCAGGTCAACGAGCAGGTCGTGGTGAGTCGGGGACAGGGGCTCGAGGGTGCTGCTGGGTTTGGCAGGGAGGACACGGACTGGGAGGGCACAGGCAGTACTGGGGCTCAGCTGGGGGGTGCAGGAGTTATGGGCAGCAGAAAGCAGGAGCCATGGCTGGGAAAGGTCTGGGGGATACAGGAGACATTgccaggaggatttgggggatgtGGGATCTGTggctggggtgggtttgggggatgAAGCATCTGTGAGGCCAGGGCAGTGGCCCACAGCTCACCCAGGACTTGCAGGTGGGCTGGACTCCTGCCAACCTGGCGaggaagctgctggagaaggggaaTGAGGTGACTTTGGTACTGAAGAAGATCCCCCTCAACCTGCCTGGCACACCCCCCTCTCCCAGGCAGCAGGTGAgtgatcccagtgctcccagtccagcCCCAGTGCCGCACTGGGCTGGATGCTCAGAGCTGGGCATCTCCCATCACACTGCAGATTCCTAAAGCTCTGGGGTCTgtggtgggatggggctggcacTGACACTCCATCCACAGCCCCCAGGAGCATTTTTGGATGCTGCAGATTCCCCTGGCACCAGGAGTGGTGAGAGCCCAGGCAGCCCCGTGTCCCTGACCTCGAGGTGAGCCCCATCCCgacacccagcacccccagtcTGGCCAGCAGGGAGACGTTTGGGTGCCCCCAGGGCCTTTTTCCCAGGCCTTTTTTAGGGGGAGAGGtgccagcagtgcagcagctgcctgcgAGCAGCCCGGGAAGCTGACAGGAGTCTTGAGGAATGACAAAAAGGGGAGTTTGTAATTCATTCACTTGGTAACGTTTTAGTGGGGCTGGAACTATATTTAGACATGACCCTTCTCCCCTCCCGGAATGGAAAGGCGTGCGGAGAGCCAGCGGCAGTGCGGGCAGCAGCCGAGCTGGGGAGGCCggtggagctgagctggagctgccacCGAGTCCCCCCCAGGCCGTTCCCGGGACAGGGAGCGCCGTGGGTGCCCCAGCCCGAGGTGCATCAGGGACCCCGGCAGCgctcggggggctctggggcTCAGGGGTCCCGTTTTCCTCCCAGCGTTGCAGCCGACTTGGACTCGGGACCAGACTCTGTCCCAGATCCCGGCactgaggaggaacaggaagAGGCCAAGCAGGATCTGAGGCtgccccaggcagctgtggaggA
It encodes the following:
- the CNKSR1 gene encoding connector enhancer of kinase suppressor of ras 1 isoform X2; the protein is MEPVRSWGPAQAAAWLRGLDEVVQGYPFEAWGLAGPDLLGLDAGVLEALGVRPLGHQELLLEAAEQLQNLDTGLASTSLRTLTERLQELAQGIQSLVQAGLSAGDAPQPPSLTLLARAIDLVGAAKELFSWLNRYLFSTLNDFSASRDIILLCAQLAETLQADLPAAERSSGILQICQHIVGICESIVGCSPPALLDRRAVLQRVGLALLPVPQGSPLMSPSTPTLPLGLRQSPPTSPDAPTLPPSQWSSPPGSPGTPTALSDLVGSPQSLLTARLGFEITSTSSCLHFVSATTPEALAAHGDHILPGDEIVQVNEQVVVGWTPANLARKLLEKGNEVTLVLKKIPLNLPGTPPSPRQQPPGAFLDAADSPGTRSGESPGSPVSLTSSVAADLDSGPDSVPDPGTEEEQEEAKQDLRLPQAAVEELPGPSGQGAAEVWDSGSPLGTPLDTSLGTPLSTPAATEPCATELSPRAAPATGAGGAEPSPEEGSPSTGRRPKGVATRLSRRRVSCRDLGRVDCDGWLLKKKDHVGFMAQKWKRCWCVLKGHTLYWYHHPNDERAAGLINVATYNLESTREQKKKYVFQLCHQTYKPFVFAAETLADLSMWVGRLVTAKTKYTLAHQAVPDKEEDCYSETEAEDPDDESPRHGSDSPRKRLQNTAEKAQLSPASSPQGSPRPCSPMDPAGEDLESLARCLRQGGVSLMGQRRALTQEQCRKSFLRRNRNPHINERVHAVRALQSTLKAKLAELQALEQLLGEAALTSDTFRRWKEEHQELYQELREGWAGQQGGAGDQHSPHGEAAEP